From a region of the Arachis ipaensis cultivar K30076 chromosome B09, Araip1.1, whole genome shotgun sequence genome:
- the LOC107617752 gene encoding protein PHOTOPERIOD-INDEPENDENT EARLY FLOWERING 1 isoform X4, whose protein sequence is MPIEELLARYKKDLSDDGHGDESDYASPLSEHHEDSSSNEDSGQKDVAVPMEEDIKSENLPAVQPQEKEWEVPHETSEKGEGEYNISDAAAAARSAQPTGITFSTTKVRTKFPFLLKYSLREYQHIGLDWLVTMYEKRLNGILADEMGLGKTIMTIALLAHLACEKGIWGPHLIVVPTSVMLNWETEFLKWCPAFKILTYFGSAKERKHKRQGWLKPNSFHVCITTYRLVIQDSKVFKRKKWKYLILDEAHLIKNWKSQRWQTLLNFNSKRRILLTGTPLQNDLMELWSLMHFLMPHVFQSHQEFKDWFCNPISGMVEGEEKVNKEVVDRLHNVLRPFLLRRLKRDVEKQLPSKHEHVIYCRLSKRQRNLYEDFIASSETQATLASANFFGMISIIMQLRKVCNHPDLFEGRPIVSSFDMSGIDVQLSSSICSMLFPNPFSIVDLKGLGLLFTHLEYSMTSWESDEVQAIETPSSLIMERTDKGDLEVIKPWSKCRKKLQGTNIFEEIRKAIWEERLKEAKERAAAIAWWNSLRCKRKPIYSTSLRNLVTLKHPVYDIHQVKENPVSYLYSSKLADIVLSPVERFQRMTDVVESFMFAIPAARAPSPVCWCSRSGATVFLHPSYKQKCSEVLSPLLSPIRPAVVRRQVYFPDRRLIQFDCGKLQELAILLRKLKSEGHRALIFTQMTKMLDVLEAFINLYGYTYMRLDGSTQPEERQTLMQRFNTNPKYFLFILSTRSGGVGINLVGADTVIFYDSDWNPAMDQQAQDRCHRIGQTREVHIYRLISESTIEENILKKANQKRALDNLVIQSGGYNTEFFKKLDPMELFSGHRTLQIKNMLEKSQNNGEVSVTNADLEAALKCVEDEADYNALKKVEEEDAVDNQEFTEEAIGRLEEDEYGNEDDMKDDEPAEFGESVSNLSKQNAVMSNGDPKEDAMATVSLKEDDVDMLADVKQMAAAGQAISAFENKLRPIDRYAIRFLELWDPVIDKTALESEVRIEDTEWELDRIERYKEEMEAEIDEDEEPLVYEKWDADFATEAYRQQVETLAQHQLMEELEYEAKQKAEAEEENSKKTPGDSKPKPKKKPKKAKFKSLKKGSLNSGTRPVKEEPQAEPMTIDDDVVSSLALVSPNSAMQKKRKKPKFTSDGEEEKRSKKSKKSKRDLPDVFASDLDSNLLVMHDENAETLVENEQKTSSRNKMGGKISITPMPVKWILMIKPEKVKKGNLWSKDCIPPADTWLPQEDAVLCAVVHEYGSNWSLVSETLYGMTAGGAYRGRYRHPVHCCERFRELFQKYVLYSVDATNNEKTNNAGSGKALLKVTEENIRMLLDVASVQPNRELLLQKHFYALLSCIWKLSSHADRRQNPSATSNGLCFDKSFFSSVGQHSQNSLKKSSERMTFSNSAQCKKLVASALDDTRGRQESDQTLLSNCSEDKPMQVSTDQMDITLEFQKEESDALPSFPSVINLSIQDTELLPSVNKQTGEDGHFRVFTSIAENRFREAARACKEDSSAWASSAFPTNDTRSKPGSRIQSLGKQKFSNTDTAKPSKSKSKRAFTDPSETNHQQTDPSFLSMPSLKDLRFDLNAASTMDDIVVDDLPSSSLPFVLDVENSFDETESFGAVPHDYVAGLISDLDDCTSFPEFNDIG, encoded by the exons ATGCCTATTGAGGAACTACTTGCAAGGTATAAAAAG GACCTGAGTGATGATGGACATGGGGATGAATCTGATTATGCTTCTCCTTTATCTGAGCACCATGAGGACTCTTCAAGCAATGAAGATTCTGGACAGAAGGATGTTGCTGTCCCTATGGAAGAAGATATCAAGTCTGAGAACCTTCCTGCTGTTCAACCTCAGGAAAAAGAATGGGAAGTACCTCATGAAACTTCAGAAAAAGGAGAAGGCGAGTATAATATATCTGACGCAGCTGCTGCAGCAAGATCAGCTCAACCAACTGGAATCACCTTCTCTACAACTAAAGTGCGTACAAAGTTCCCTTTTCTACTGAAGTACTCTCTTCGCGAGTACCaacacattggattagattggctTGTCACAATGTATGAAAAGAGACTGAATGGAATTTTGGCCGATGAAATGGGGCTTGGCAAAACAATTATGACTATAGCTTTGCTTGCTCATCTTGCTTGTGAAAAGGGAATATGGGGTCCACATCTAATCGTGGTGCCAACTAGTGTGATGCTTAACTGGGAGACTGAATTTCTGAAATGGTGTCCTGCTTTCAAAATTTTAACTTACTTTGGGAGTGCAAAGGAGCGGAAACATAAAAGACAAGGATGGTTGAAACCAAACTCATTTCATGTGTGCATAACAACCTATAGATTAGTCATTCAGGATTCCAAAGTTTTTAAGCGCAAAAAGTGGAAATACTTGATCTTAGATGAAGCTCATCTCATTAAAAACTGGAAGTCACAGAGATGGCAAACACTCTTGAATTTCAACTCAAAACGGCGTATTCTCTTGACTGGCACACCATTGCAGAATGATCTCATGGAGCTGTGGTCTCTCATGCATTTTTTGATGCCACATGTCTTCCAATCTCATCAAGAGTTTAAGGATTGGTTTTGCAATCCTATATCTGGGATGGTAGAGGGAGAGGAGAAAGTTAACAAGGAGGTTGTTGATCGCCTGCATAATGTTCTTCGTCCATTCTTACTCCGCCGGTTGAAGCGAGATGTGGAAAAGCAACTTCCATCGAAACATGAGCATGTCATATACTGTAGACTGTCAAAGCGGCAGCGTAATTTATATGAAGACTTCATTGCTAGTTCAGAGACCCAAGCTACTCTTGCAAGTGCCAACTTTTTTGGGATGATTAGTATTATAATGCAACTTCGTAAGGTTTGCAATCATCCTGACCTATTTGAGGGTCGTCCTATTGTCAGTTCCTTTGACATGTCGGGTATTGATGTTCAATTAAGTTCTTCTATTTGCTCCATGCTTTTTCCTAATCCCTTTTCAATAGTAGACCTAAAAGGCTTAGGCCTCCTATTTACTCATCTTGAATATAGCATGACTTCTTGGGAGAGTGATGAAGTGCAAGCCATTGAGACCCCTTCTAGTTTAATCATGGAACGCACTGATAAGGGTGACCTGGAGGTAATTAAGCCTTGGTCAAAATGTCGAAAAAAGCTACAAGGAACAAACATTTTTGAAGAGATCCGCAAAGCAATTTGGGAAGAGAGGTTGAAAGAGGCGAAGGAACGTGCAGCAGCTATTGCATGGTGGAACTCCTTGAGGTGTAAAAGAAAACCCATCTACTCCACAAGCCTAAGGAATCTTGTTACTCTAAAGCATCCTGTATATGATATTCATCAAGTTAAGGAAAACCCTGTTTCATATTTGTACTCATCAAAGCTGGCCGACATTGTTCTATCACCAGTCGAACGATTTCAGAGGATGACTGATGTGGTTGAAAGTTTCATGTTTGCCATTCCAGCAGCACGAGCACCCTCTCCAGTTTGCTGGTGCAGCAGAAGTGGGGCAACTGTGTTTCTGCATCCATCTTACAAGCAGAAATGCTCTGAAGTTCTGTCACCATTACTGTCACCAATCAGGCCTGCAGTTGTTCGTAGGCAAGTGTATTTCCCAGATAGGCGTCTGATACAATTTGACTGCGGGAAATTGCAAGAACTCGCAATATTGTTGAGGAAATTAAAATCAGAAGGTCACCGTGCTCTGATATTTACCCAGATGACAAAGATGCTTGATGTGCTGGAAGCATTCATTAATTTGTATGGTTACACTTACATGAGATTAGATGGATCAACTCAACCAGAAGAGAGGCAGACCTTAATGCAGCGCTTTAACACTAACcccaaatattttctttttatcttgtCAACCCGTAGTGGGGGTGTTGGTATCAACCTAGTTGGAGCTGACACTGTTATTTTTTACGATAGTGACTGGAATCCAGCTATGGATCAACAGGCTCAGGATCGTTGCCACAGAATTGGTCAGACACGTGAAGTTCATATCTACAGATTGATTAGTGAAAGCACCATTGAGGAAAATATCTTAAAGAAAGCAAATCAGAAGCGTGCTCTTGACAATCTTGTAATTCAAAGTGGGGGTTATAACACTGAGTTCTTCAAGAAGCTTGATCCTATGGAACTATTTTCAGGCCATAGAACACTTCAGATTAAAAATATGCTGGAGAAATCCCAGAACAATGGGGAAGTGTCTGTAACTAATGCAGACCTAGAGGCTGCATTAAAATGTGTGGAAGATGAAGCAGATTATAATGCATTAAAGAAAGTTGAGGAGGAAGATGCTGTTGACAACCAGGAGTTTACAGAAGAAGCCATTGGGAGACTTGAAGAGGATGAGTATGGAAATGAAGATGATATGAAGGATGATGAGCCTGCTGAGTTTGGTGAATCTGTGTCCAACTTAAGTAAACAGAATGCAGTAATGTCAAATGGAGATCCCAAGGAAGATGCAATGGCCACTGTTTCTTTAAAAGAAGACGACGTTGACATGTTGGCCGATGTAAAACAGATGGCTGCAGCTGGGCAAGCTATCTCTGCCTTTGAGAATAAGTTGCGTCCTATAGATCGTTATGCCATTCGTTTTCTGGAGCTTTGGGATCCAGTTATAGATAAAACAGCCTTGGAATCTGAAGTCAGGATTGAGGACACGGAATGGGAGTTGGATCGCATTGAAAGGTATAAGGAGGAGATGGAAGCTGAAATTGATGAAGATGAGGAACCTCTTGTATATGAAA AATGGGATGCTGATTTTGCAACTGAGGCATATCGACAGCAAGTAGAGACCTTGGCTCAACATCAG TTGATGGAGGAACTAGAATATGAAGCTAAACAGAAAGCGGAAGCTGAGGAAGAAAATTCTAAAAA GACTCCTGGTGATTCAAAGCCCAAACCGAAAAAGAAACCCAAGAAAGCAAAGTTTAAATCTCTGAAGAAAGGATCTCTAAACTCTGGCACGAGACCTGTAAAAGAAGAGCCACAGGCAGAGCCAATGACTATAGATGATGATGTTGTCAGTAGTCTTGCTCTTGTATCCCCAAATTCAGCTATGCAGAAAAAACGGAAGAAACCTAAATTTACAAGTGATGGTGAGGAAGAAAAGAGATCAAAGAAGTCAAAAAAATCCAAGAGGGATCTTCCTGATGTTTTTGCTTCAGATTTAGATTCCAACTTATTAGTTATGCATGATGAAAATGCAGAGACTCTGGTTGAGAATGAACAGAAAACGTCAAGCAGAAATAAGATGGGAGGGAAAATATCCATCACTCCAATGCCAGTGAAATGGATCTTGATGATAAAACCAGAAAAAGTGAAAAAGGGAAATCTTTGGTCCAAAGATTGTATCCCACCAGCAGATACTTGGTTACCTCAGGAAGATGCAGTATTATGTGCAGTTGTTCATGAATATGGTTCTAACTGGAGTTTGGTTAGCGAAACGCTTTATGGCATGACTGCTGGTGGGGCATATCGGGGAAGATATCGTCATCCTGTCCATTGCTGTGAGAGGTTTAGAGAACTATTCCAGAAATATGTCTTATACTCGGTGGATGCCACAAATAATGAGAAGACAAACAATGCTGGTTCTGGAAAAGCCCTTCTTAAAGTTACAGAG GAGAACATTCGCATGTTGTTAGATGTTGCTTCTGTGCAACCCAATAGGGAATTACTACTGCAGAAGCACTTTTATGCACTGCTTTCTTGTATCTGGAAGCTTTCATCACATGCTGACCGAAGGCAAAATCCATCAGCTACCTCTAATGGTCTCTGTTTTGATAAGAGTTTCTTTAGTTCTGTTGGCCAGCATTCACAGAATTCCTTGAAGAAATCCTCTGAAAGGATGACATTCAGTAATTCGGCCCAGTGCAAGAAGTTAGTAGCTTCTGCACTTGATGACACCAGAGGTAGGCAAGAGAGTGACCAAACCTTACTCTCTAACTGCAGTGAAGACAAACCCATGCAAGTGAGTACAGATCAGATGGATATAACACTGGAGTTCCAGAAAGAGGAGAGTGATGCCTTGCCTTCATTTCCATCTGTTATAAATTTATCAATACAAGATACAGAACTGTTGCCATCTGTAAATAAGCAAACAGGAGAAGATGGTCACTTTAGAGTCTTTACTTCTATTGCTGAGAATCGTTTCAG GGAGGCAGCAAGAGCATGTAAGGAAGACAGTTCAGCATGGGCTTCGTCAGCATTTCCAACAAATGATACAAGATCCAAACCTGGGTCCAGGATACAATCATTGGGAAAGCAGAAGTTTTCTAACACTGACACTGCTAAGCCTTCTAAGTCAAAGTCTAAAAGAGCCTTCACTGATCCTAGTGAGACAAATCACCAACAGACTGATCCTTCATTCCTCTCAATGCCATCACTTAAAGATCTGAGATTTGATCTCAATGCAGCATCCACTATGGATGACATTGTAGTTGATGATTTGCCTAGTAGCAGTCTGCCCTTTGTCCTCGACGTGGAAAATTCATTTGATGAAACGGAGAGTTTTGGAGCAGTCCCGCATGATTATGTAGCTGGTTTAATCTCAGATCTTGATGATTGCACATCATTCCCAGAATTTAACGACATTGGTTAG
- the LOC107617752 gene encoding protein PHOTOPERIOD-INDEPENDENT EARLY FLOWERING 1 isoform X2 — protein sequence MKKHKSSVLNFRKPTAQALEAPKEPRRPKTHWDHVLEEMVWLSKDFESERKWKLAQAKKVALRASKGMLDQATRGEKKMKEEEQRLRKVALNISKDVKKFWTKIEKLVLYKHQMELDEKKKKALDKQLEFLLGQTERYSSMLAKNLVDPYKPVEKSSAEHHMSSQYKDIDTDIINEPEEADVEHQLDAPDDDEEYDVQSDDESEDDEQTLEEDEAHITKEERQEELAALNDEIDLPIEELLKRYGGRNDESASQESSPEHSEDGDKIARSSDENGDALCTKETGTGDSGMDPGRRCGESVGDVATPVNNGDVAIPINNQSENIKEVSSEMANEDTTHGFTDEEDDGDFLQTTEDKDDETTLSEEEKLEKVDIIDPNDEIALLQKESDMPIEELLARYKKDLSDDGHGDESDYASPLSEHHEDSSSNEDSGQKDVAVPMEEDIKSENLPAVQPQEKEWEVPHETSEKGEGEYNISDAAAAARSAQPTGITFSTTKVRTKFPFLLKYSLREYQHIGLDWLVTMYEKRLNGILADEMGLGKTIMTIALLAHLACEKGIWGPHLIVVPTSVMLNWETEFLKWCPAFKILTYFGSAKERKHKRQGWLKPNSFHVCITTYRLVIQDSKVFKRKKWKYLILDEAHLIKNWKSQRWQTLLNFNSKRRILLTGTPLQNDLMELWSLMHFLMPHVFQSHQEFKDWFCNPISGMVEGEEKVNKEVVDRLHNVLRPFLLRRLKRDVEKQLPSKHEHVIYCRLSKRQRNLYEDFIASSETQATLASANFFGMISIIMQLRKVCNHPDLFEGRPIVSSFDMSGIDVQLSSSICSMLFPNPFSIVDLKGLGLLFTHLEYSMTSWESDEVQAIETPSSLIMERTDKGDLEVIKPWSKCRKKLQGTNIFEEIRKAIWEERLKEAKERAAAIAWWNSLRCKRKPIYSTSLRNLVTLKHPVYDIHQVKENPVSYLYSSKLADIVLSPVERFQRMTDVVESFMFAIPAARAPSPVCWCSRSGATVFLHPSYKQKCSEVLSPLLSPIRPAVVRRQVYFPDRRLIQFDCGKLQELAILLRKLKSEGHRALIFTQMTKMLDVLEAFINLYGYTYMRLDGSTQPEERQTLMQRFNTNPKYFLFILSTRSGGVGINLVGADTVIFYDSDWNPAMDQQAQDRCHRIGQTREVHIYRLISESTIEENILKKANQKRALDNLVIQSGGYNTEFFKKLDPMELFSGHRTLQIKNMLEKSQNNGEVSVTNADLEAALKCVEDEADYNALKKVEEEDAVDNQEFTEEAIGRLEEDEYGNEDDMKDDEPAEFGESVSNLSKQNAVMSNGDPKEDAMATVSLKEDDVDMLADVKQMAAAGQAISAFENKLRPIDRYAIRFLELWDPVIDKTALESEVRIEDTEWELDRIERYKEEMEAEIDEDEEPLVYEKWDADFATEAYRQQVETLAQHQLMEELEYEAKQKAEAEEENSKKTPGDSKPKPKKKPKKAKFKSLKKGSLNSGTRPVKEEPQAEPMTIDDDVVSSLALVSPNSAMQKKRKKPKFTSDGEEEKRSKKSKKSKRDLPDVFASDLDSNLLVMHDENAETLVENEQKTSSRNKMGGKISITPMPVKWILMIKPEKVKKGNLWSKDCIPPADTWLPQEDAVLCAVVHEYGSNWSLVSETLYGMTAGGAYRGRYRHPVHCCERFRELFQKYVLYSVDATNNEKTNNAGSGKALLKVTEENIRMLLDVASVQPNRELLLQKHFYALLSCIWKLSSHADRRQNPSATSNGLCFDKSFFSSVGQHSQNSLKKSSERMTFSNSAQCKKLVASALDDTRGRQESDQTLLSNCSEDKPMQVSTDQMDITLEFQKEESDALPSFPSVINLSIQDTELLPSVNKQTGEDGHFRVFTSIAENRFREAARACKEDSSAWASSAFPTNDTRSKPGSRIQSLGKQKFSNTDTAKPSKSKSKRAFTDPSETNHQQTDPSFLSMPSLKDLRFDLNAASTMDDIVVDDLPSSSLPFVLDVENSFDETESFGAVPHDYVAGLISDLDDCTSFPEFNDIG from the exons atgaagaaacaTAAGTCCTCTGTTCTCAACTTCCGTAAACCAACCGCACAG GCACTTGAAGCTCCAAAGGAGCCTCGACGACCGAAAACTCATTGGGACCATGTATTAGAAGAGATGGTGTGGTTGTCAAAG GACTTTGAATCAGAGAGGAAATGGAAACTAGCTCAGGCCAAGAAAGTTGCTTTGAGAGCCAGCAAAGGCATGTTAGATCAGGCTACCAGAGGTGAAAAGAAGATGAAG GAAGAAGAGCAACGCTTACGGAAAGTTGCGCTAAATATTTCTAAGGATGTTAAGAAGTTCTGGACAAAAATAGAAAAGCTG GTTCTTTATAAGCACCAAATGGAGCTTGacgagaagaagaaaaaggcacTTGACAAACAGCTTGAGTTTCTTTTAGGGCAAACTGAGAG GTACTCGTCAATGCTGGCAAAGAATCTTGTGGATCCTTATAAACCGGTTGAGAAAAGTTCTGCTGAGCATCACATGAGTAGTCAATACAAGGATATAGATACAGACATTATCAATGAACCCGAGGAAGCTGATGTTG AGCATCAGTTGGATGCacctgatgatgatgaagaatatGATGTACAATCTGATGATGAATCG GAGGATGATGAGCAAACCCTTGAGGAGGATGAGGCCCATATAACCAAAGAAGAAAGACAAGAGGAATTGGCAGCTTTGAATGATGAAATTGATCTTCCAATTGAGGAGTTACTCAAGCGTTATGGTGGCAGGAATG ATGAATCTGCAAGTCAAGAAAGTAGTCCAGAGCATAGTGAAGATGGTGATAAAATAGCTAGAAGTAGTGATG AAAATGGAGATGCTTTATGCACCAAGGAAACTGGTACAGGCGACTCTGGCATGGACCCTGGTCGACGCTGT GGAGAAAGTGTTGGTGACGTAGCTACTCCAGTAAACAATGGTGATGTTGCTATTCCGATAAACAATCAATCTGAAAATATTAAGGAGGTTTCTAGTGAGATGGCTAATGAAGATACTACCCATGGCTTTACTGATGAAGAG GATGATGGTGACTTCTTGCAAACAACAGAGGACAAG GATGATGAAACAACCTTATCCGAGGAGGAAAAATTGGAAAAAGTAGATATCATTGATCCCAATGATGAG ATTGCATTATTGCAAAAGGAGAGTGACATGCCTATTGAGGAACTACTTGCAAGGTATAAAAAG GACCTGAGTGATGATGGACATGGGGATGAATCTGATTATGCTTCTCCTTTATCTGAGCACCATGAGGACTCTTCAAGCAATGAAGATTCTGGACAGAAGGATGTTGCTGTCCCTATGGAAGAAGATATCAAGTCTGAGAACCTTCCTGCTGTTCAACCTCAGGAAAAAGAATGGGAAGTACCTCATGAAACTTCAGAAAAAGGAGAAGGCGAGTATAATATATCTGACGCAGCTGCTGCAGCAAGATCAGCTCAACCAACTGGAATCACCTTCTCTACAACTAAAGTGCGTACAAAGTTCCCTTTTCTACTGAAGTACTCTCTTCGCGAGTACCaacacattggattagattggctTGTCACAATGTATGAAAAGAGACTGAATGGAATTTTGGCCGATGAAATGGGGCTTGGCAAAACAATTATGACTATAGCTTTGCTTGCTCATCTTGCTTGTGAAAAGGGAATATGGGGTCCACATCTAATCGTGGTGCCAACTAGTGTGATGCTTAACTGGGAGACTGAATTTCTGAAATGGTGTCCTGCTTTCAAAATTTTAACTTACTTTGGGAGTGCAAAGGAGCGGAAACATAAAAGACAAGGATGGTTGAAACCAAACTCATTTCATGTGTGCATAACAACCTATAGATTAGTCATTCAGGATTCCAAAGTTTTTAAGCGCAAAAAGTGGAAATACTTGATCTTAGATGAAGCTCATCTCATTAAAAACTGGAAGTCACAGAGATGGCAAACACTCTTGAATTTCAACTCAAAACGGCGTATTCTCTTGACTGGCACACCATTGCAGAATGATCTCATGGAGCTGTGGTCTCTCATGCATTTTTTGATGCCACATGTCTTCCAATCTCATCAAGAGTTTAAGGATTGGTTTTGCAATCCTATATCTGGGATGGTAGAGGGAGAGGAGAAAGTTAACAAGGAGGTTGTTGATCGCCTGCATAATGTTCTTCGTCCATTCTTACTCCGCCGGTTGAAGCGAGATGTGGAAAAGCAACTTCCATCGAAACATGAGCATGTCATATACTGTAGACTGTCAAAGCGGCAGCGTAATTTATATGAAGACTTCATTGCTAGTTCAGAGACCCAAGCTACTCTTGCAAGTGCCAACTTTTTTGGGATGATTAGTATTATAATGCAACTTCGTAAGGTTTGCAATCATCCTGACCTATTTGAGGGTCGTCCTATTGTCAGTTCCTTTGACATGTCGGGTATTGATGTTCAATTAAGTTCTTCTATTTGCTCCATGCTTTTTCCTAATCCCTTTTCAATAGTAGACCTAAAAGGCTTAGGCCTCCTATTTACTCATCTTGAATATAGCATGACTTCTTGGGAGAGTGATGAAGTGCAAGCCATTGAGACCCCTTCTAGTTTAATCATGGAACGCACTGATAAGGGTGACCTGGAGGTAATTAAGCCTTGGTCAAAATGTCGAAAAAAGCTACAAGGAACAAACATTTTTGAAGAGATCCGCAAAGCAATTTGGGAAGAGAGGTTGAAAGAGGCGAAGGAACGTGCAGCAGCTATTGCATGGTGGAACTCCTTGAGGTGTAAAAGAAAACCCATCTACTCCACAAGCCTAAGGAATCTTGTTACTCTAAAGCATCCTGTATATGATATTCATCAAGTTAAGGAAAACCCTGTTTCATATTTGTACTCATCAAAGCTGGCCGACATTGTTCTATCACCAGTCGAACGATTTCAGAGGATGACTGATGTGGTTGAAAGTTTCATGTTTGCCATTCCAGCAGCACGAGCACCCTCTCCAGTTTGCTGGTGCAGCAGAAGTGGGGCAACTGTGTTTCTGCATCCATCTTACAAGCAGAAATGCTCTGAAGTTCTGTCACCATTACTGTCACCAATCAGGCCTGCAGTTGTTCGTAGGCAAGTGTATTTCCCAGATAGGCGTCTGATACAATTTGACTGCGGGAAATTGCAAGAACTCGCAATATTGTTGAGGAAATTAAAATCAGAAGGTCACCGTGCTCTGATATTTACCCAGATGACAAAGATGCTTGATGTGCTGGAAGCATTCATTAATTTGTATGGTTACACTTACATGAGATTAGATGGATCAACTCAACCAGAAGAGAGGCAGACCTTAATGCAGCGCTTTAACACTAACcccaaatattttctttttatcttgtCAACCCGTAGTGGGGGTGTTGGTATCAACCTAGTTGGAGCTGACACTGTTATTTTTTACGATAGTGACTGGAATCCAGCTATGGATCAACAGGCTCAGGATCGTTGCCACAGAATTGGTCAGACACGTGAAGTTCATATCTACAGATTGATTAGTGAAAGCACCATTGAGGAAAATATCTTAAAGAAAGCAAATCAGAAGCGTGCTCTTGACAATCTTGTAATTCAAAGTGGGGGTTATAACACTGAGTTCTTCAAGAAGCTTGATCCTATGGAACTATTTTCAGGCCATAGAACACTTCAGATTAAAAATATGCTGGAGAAATCCCAGAACAATGGGGAAGTGTCTGTAACTAATGCAGACCTAGAGGCTGCATTAAAATGTGTGGAAGATGAAGCAGATTATAATGCATTAAAGAAAGTTGAGGAGGAAGATGCTGTTGACAACCAGGAGTTTACAGAAGAAGCCATTGGGAGACTTGAAGAGGATGAGTATGGAAATGAAGATGATATGAAGGATGATGAGCCTGCTGAGTTTGGTGAATCTGTGTCCAACTTAAGTAAACAGAATGCAGTAATGTCAAATGGAGATCCCAAGGAAGATGCAATGGCCACTGTTTCTTTAAAAGAAGACGACGTTGACATGTTGGCCGATGTAAAACAGATGGCTGCAGCTGGGCAAGCTATCTCTGCCTTTGAGAATAAGTTGCGTCCTATAGATCGTTATGCCATTCGTTTTCTGGAGCTTTGGGATCCAGTTATAGATAAAACAGCCTTGGAATCTGAAGTCAGGATTGAGGACACGGAATGGGAGTTGGATCGCATTGAAAGGTATAAGGAGGAGATGGAAGCTGAAATTGATGAAGATGAGGAACCTCTTGTATATGAAA AATGGGATGCTGATTTTGCAACTGAGGCATATCGACAGCAAGTAGAGACCTTGGCTCAACATCAG TTGATGGAGGAACTAGAATATGAAGCTAAACAGAAAGCGGAAGCTGAGGAAGAAAATTCTAAAAA GACTCCTGGTGATTCAAAGCCCAAACCGAAAAAGAAACCCAAGAAAGCAAAGTTTAAATCTCTGAAGAAAGGATCTCTAAACTCTGGCACGAGACCTGTAAAAGAAGAGCCACAGGCAGAGCCAATGACTATAGATGATGATGTTGTCAGTAGTCTTGCTCTTGTATCCCCAAATTCAGCTATGCAGAAAAAACGGAAGAAACCTAAATTTACAAGTGATGGTGAGGAAGAAAAGAGATCAAAGAAGTCAAAAAAATCCAAGAGGGATCTTCCTGATGTTTTTGCTTCAGATTTAGATTCCAACTTATTAGTTATGCATGATGAAAATGCAGAGACTCTGGTTGAGAATGAACAGAAAACGTCAAGCAGAAATAAGATGGGAGGGAAAATATCCATCACTCCAATGCCAGTGAAATGGATCTTGATGATAAAACCAGAAAAAGTGAAAAAGGGAAATCTTTGGTCCAAAGATTGTATCCCACCAGCAGATACTTGGTTACCTCAGGAAGATGCAGTATTATGTGCAGTTGTTCATGAATATGGTTCTAACTGGAGTTTGGTTAGCGAAACGCTTTATGGCATGACTGCTGGTGGGGCATATCGGGGAAGATATCGTCATCCTGTCCATTGCTGTGAGAGGTTTAGAGAACTATTCCAGAAATATGTCTTATACTCGGTGGATGCCACAAATAATGAGAAGACAAACAATGCTGGTTCTGGAAAAGCCCTTCTTAAAGTTACAGAG GAGAACATTCGCATGTTGTTAGATGTTGCTTCTGTGCAACCCAATAGGGAATTACTACTGCAGAAGCACTTTTATGCACTGCTTTCTTGTATCTGGAAGCTTTCATCACATGCTGACCGAAGGCAAAATCCATCAGCTACCTCTAATGGTCTCTGTTTTGATAAGAGTTTCTTTAGTTCTGTTGGCCAGCATTCACAGAATTCCTTGAAGAAATCCTCTGAAAGGATGACATTCAGTAATTCGGCCCAGTGCAAGAAGTTAGTAGCTTCTGCACTTGATGACACCAGAGGTAGGCAAGAGAGTGACCAAACCTTACTCTCTAACTGCAGTGAAGACAAACCCATGCAAGTGAGTACAGATCAGATGGATATAACACTGGAGTTCCAGAAAGAGGAGAGTGATGCCTTGCCTTCATTTCCATCTGTTATAAATTTATCAATACAAGATACAGAACTGTTGCCATCTGTAAATAAGCAAACAGGAGAAGATGGTCACTTTAGAGTCTTTACTTCTATTGCTGAGAATCGTTTCAG GGAGGCAGCAAGAGCATGTAAGGAAGACAGTTCAGCATGGGCTTCGTCAGCATTTCCAACAAATGATACAAGATCCAAACCTGGGTCCAGGATACAATCATTGGGAAAGCAGAAGTTTTCTAACACTGACACTGCTAAGCCTTCTAAGTCAAAGTCTAAAAGAGCCTTCACTGATCCTAGTGAGACAAATCACCAACAGACTGATCCTTCATTCCTCTCAATGCCATCACTTAAAGATCTGAGATTTGATCTCAATGCAGCATCCACTATGGATGACATTGTAGTTGATGATTTGCCTAGTAGCAGTCTGCCCTTTGTCCTCGACGTGGAAAATTCATTTGATGAAACGGAGAGTTTTGGAGCAGTCCCGCATGATTATGTAGCTGGTTTAATCTCAGATCTTGATGATTGCACATCATTCCCAGAATTTAACGACATTGGTTAG